The window CCCCCATGCCGTACGTGACCGCCTCCGACGGGGCACAGATCCACTACAAGGACTGGGGACAGGGCCGCCCGGTCGTTCTCAGCCACGGATGGCCCCTGAACGCGGACAGCTGGGAGGCGCAGCAGCTGTTCCTCGCCTCGAACGGCTTCCGCGCCATCGCGCACGACCGGCGTGGCCACGGCCGCTCCAGCCAGACCTGGCTCGGCAACGAGATGAACACGTACGCCGACGACCTGGCCACGCTCATCGACACGCTCGATCTGCGGGACGCGACGCTCGTCGGATTCTCCACCGGCGGCGGCGAGGTGGCCCGTTATGTCGGCCGGCACGGCACCGCCCGACTCGCCCAGCTCGTGCTCGTCTCCGCCGTACCGCCGTTCATGCTCAAGACCGACGACAACCCGGGCGGAGTGCCGGTCGAGGTGTTCGACGCGATCCGCGCCGGTTCGGTCGCCGACCGCTCGCAGCTCTACCGCGACCTGGCCGACGGGCCGTTCTTCGGCGGCAACCGGCCCGGCGCCGCCCCGTCCCAGGGCATCCGCGACGCGTTCTGGCGCCAGGGGCTCCAGGCCGGACACCGGAACGCGTACGAGTGCGTCGCGGCCTTCTCCGCCACCGACTTCCGTGCCGACCTGGACGCCTTCGACGTACCCACGCTCGTCATCCACGGCGACGACGACCAGGTCGTGCCGTTCGAAGTGGGCGGCAAGGCCTCCGCGGCCCGGATCAAGAACGCCTCGCTCAAGGTCTATCCGGGCGCGCCGCACGGCATCACCGACACCCACAAGGAACAACTCAACGCCGATCTGCTGGAGTTCCTCAACTCCTGAGGGCTTCCTGACGACTTCCTGAGGAACCTCGCAGGCACCCGTG is drawn from Streptomyces liliifuscus and contains these coding sequences:
- a CDS encoding alpha/beta fold hydrolase — protein: MPYVTASDGAQIHYKDWGQGRPVVLSHGWPLNADSWEAQQLFLASNGFRAIAHDRRGHGRSSQTWLGNEMNTYADDLATLIDTLDLRDATLVGFSTGGGEVARYVGRHGTARLAQLVLVSAVPPFMLKTDDNPGGVPVEVFDAIRAGSVADRSQLYRDLADGPFFGGNRPGAAPSQGIRDAFWRQGLQAGHRNAYECVAAFSATDFRADLDAFDVPTLVIHGDDDQVVPFEVGGKASAARIKNASLKVYPGAPHGITDTHKEQLNADLLEFLNS